The window AAGGTTGTGCCGTGGTGCGACAGGCGGGCGCTGCGCGCTCAGGCACTGCCCGTCAGTGCGGGCAACTGCTTCGCCACCGCGTCCTTCTCACGCGTGCAGCTGCCACCGAGGGCGGCGCCCAGCAGACGACCGTCGGCAGCGCGGTAGTGGCCTCGCATGCCCGTGTCTTCCCGCTCGATGTGCCACTTGCCGCCGCCCGGCTGCAGCGGCGGAAAGAACACCGCCGGCCAGGCCGGCGTCTTGAGCACCACCGGCATGGCCGGGTAGACGACCGCCGTGCGCTCCCCGTTCAGCGTGCGTGCGAGGGCGCGCGCCGCATGCATGATGGGCATGATGAACGGCAGCAGCAGGCCGTCGACCTCGGCGCAGTCGCCCAGCGCGTAGATGTGATCGTCGCTGGTCTGCAGGTGGCGGTCGACGACGATGCCTCGGTTCACCGCCAGGCCGGCCTGCACGGCCAGTTCGGAGTTCGCCGCCAGGCCGATCGCCGACAGCACCGTGTCGGCCTCCAGCGTGCGGCCGCTCTCCATCGTGATCCGCAGGCCGCCAGGGATCGCGTCGATGCGCTCGACCGCCTCGGACAGATGCCAGCGCACCCCGGCCGCGGCGAGCCGTGCCTGGAACTCGAGCGCCATCGGGTCCGGCCAGAAGCGCGGCAGCGCACGCGGGGCGATGTCGATCACGTCGACGGCGTGGCCGGCCGCGGCGAGGTCGTTGGCGAACTCGCAGCCGACCAGGCCCGCACCGAGGATCACCACGCGCGGATGGCTTTC is drawn from Methylibium petroleiphilum PM1 and contains these coding sequences:
- a CDS encoding NAD(P)/FAD-dependent oxidoreductase, with the protein product MSPIVVIGSGLAGYTVAKELRKLDRGVAVTLVTEDDGAFYSKPMLSNAFALKKAPAALATAAAAQLAGDYGIEILAGHPVKRIDRAARTIEVAGRDLAYDRLVLAVGGRPIRLRLAGDAADRVLSVNHLADYQHFRRHLESHPRVVILGAGLVGCEFANDLAAAGHAVDVIDIAPRALPRFWPDPMALEFQARLAAAGVRWHLSEAVERIDAIPGGLRITMESGRTLEADTVLSAIGLAANSELAVQAGLAVNRGIVVDRHLQTSDDHIYALGDCAEVDGLLLPFIMPIMHAARALARTLNGERTAVVYPAMPVVLKTPAWPAVFFPPLQPGGGKWHIEREDTGMRGHYRAADGRLLGAALGGSCTREKDAVAKQLPALTGSA